Proteins encoded by one window of Dioscorea cayenensis subsp. rotundata cultivar TDr96_F1 chromosome 6, TDr96_F1_v2_PseudoChromosome.rev07_lg8_w22 25.fasta, whole genome shotgun sequence:
- the LOC120263954 gene encoding protein CPR-5 — MLLLRRLLVLSSQGVRIKGRRRGCEPCPRRNEDGVSDLALPLGMSFAAIISQVLDGKNRSGGRIPVDHLSMICTSALKESVTYIYGNRFDSFVRNFEKSFGSTLKTLRSIDETSSNNGGDPTCCSIGSNNQEAEEISAIEEPFSRTENFQNNLPFNCLNNQLIIHGGANLDLANVSERGTLSGFNQLILNTFEKSVMEQSRSNDLKTVEINLIMKRLQLKQSQLALNSYANLLEKIKLSMGISKATFKEEKLRNQIQDTRHAQLLRRCIDLLVTGLIIMCSFLVYGAFTFSYKRIMEATSSCTSTPKESKSWWVPKPMASFNSGWLMLRCHTVVLTRLSFGLLMILVVAYSAFQRSASSGPIMPVTFILLLLGALCGTAGKLCVDTLGGNGYRWLVYWQAFCLVHFLANAFPSGLYLVLYGPVSVTQSIKVIRIPYWIRRYTFYAVMLLVLPTLSGLLPFASLKDWKDHFSQKMNFWISSNEPDL; from the exons ATGCTTCTTCTTCGTCGTCTTCTTGTTCTTTCCTCGCAAGGAGTTCGCATCAAGGGTAGAAGAAGGGGCTGTGAGCCGTGCCCCAGGAGGAATGAAGATGGTGTCTCTGATCTTGCTCTTCCTCTCGGCATGTCGTTCGCTGCAATCATCTCGCAG GTTTTGGATGGGAAGAATAGGTCAGGAGGGAGAATACCAGTTGATCATCTTTCCATG ATTTGTACTTCAGCGCTGAAAGAATCTGTAACATAT ATTTATGGAAATAGATTTGACTCTTTTGTGAGAAACTTTGAGAAATCATTTGGAAGCACATTGAAGACACTCCGATCTATCGATGAAACTTCTTCAAATAATGGGGGGGATCCCACTTGCTGTTCTATTGGGAGCAATAATCAGGAAGCCGAAGAAATCTCAGCAATTGAGGAACCCTTTAGTAGAacagaaaattttcaaaataatctGCCATTCAACTGCTTAAACAATCAACTCATAATTCATGGGGGAGCTAACCTAGACCTGGCTAATGTATCGGAAAGAGGGACCCTTTCTGGattcaatcaattaattttgaataCATTTGAGAAATCAGTTATGGAGCAAAGCCGCTCTAATGACCTCAAGACAGTGGAGATCAACCTAATTATGAAGCGTTTGCAATTGAAGCAGTCGCAACTCGCTCTCAATTCCTATGCAAACTTGTTAGAGAAGATAAAATTATCTATGGGCATCTCCAAGGCAAcatttaaagaagaaaagttACGGAATCAGATACAAGACACTCGGCATGCACAGCTTCTCAGAAGGTGCATAGATCTTCTTGTCACAGGCTTGATTATAATGTGCAGTTTCCTTGTTTATGGAGCATTTACCTTTTCTTACAAGCGGATAATGGAGGCAACATCATCCTGCACATCAACTCCCAAG GAATCCAAATCTTGGTGGGTTCCAAAGCCAATGGCATCTTTTAATTCGGGCTGGCTTATGCTAAGATGCCACACAGTAGTACTAACTCGCCTTTCTTTTGGCCTATTGATGATTTTGGTTGTTGCTTATTCAGCATTTCAGCGTTCAGCATCATCTGGACCAATTATGCCTGTCACGttcattcttcttctacttggTGCTCTTTGTGGTACTGCTGGAAAGCTTTGTGTGGATACACTGGGTGGGAATGGATATCGTTGGCTCGTTTATTGGCAGGCCTTCTGTTTAGTTCATTTTCTAGCCAATGCCTTCCCTTCTGGATTGTATCTTGTTCTCTACGGACCTGTTTCTGTGACTCAAAGCATTAAAGTTATTCGGATACCCTACTGGATCAGGCGATACACATTCTATGCGGTTATGCTTCTAGTTCTTCCCACATTATCTGGTTTGCTGCCTTTTGCATCCCTTAAGGACTGGAAAGACCATTTCTCACAAAAGATGAATTTTTGGATTTCATCTAATGAGCCTGATCTCTGA